ATTAAGAGCAAAGGTTCAGAGTATAAAGATCACTCCTTAAAgatatccaaggtacttaaaatggAATCCcgaggcacaccatgatgccaataCAAGATAGAGTACAAAGTTCAACAATAACCACGTTAAGATTAAAAGACACgtcaatacatgggccatagccctaagaGGAACTCAGATGCGCAGAACCAACCCAGATGGCTATGTAacggaacctccatcaccctgatgaccatGGGGAGTTCTTGCATCTGCTcatatcaataaattgatgatcatcgtaaaaaggagaaaaccacacacaggAACACAAGCAagcagaagggtaagctagagtcaaaaacaatttatcatataGTTACATACAATTTCACAGTCCAAGATGCATatgtcaaccaaacatgttatgactttccaaacagtacactaagactcaagacacgactcatccggatacatataattagtcggattcagcgaatgcttgcacttgtggtgaccttTCCCACGCTACTGAGTTGCACTATCGAGATATATGTTACAGTGTTTCATccccccacacaaggttagcccttaatgggtttcaggcctcctactactctcaccgctcgagtcagtacgctctatgtaAGACTAAttaactctttagagtgtcaagatgcaatccttaccttgaaaccttactaaattatataaatggggcaccaccatgaaatcccACTAACAatggtcatggaattacgtcccgaccaactgaggcaccaccatgaggtctcacctagaggctcatggaattacgccctaacctatgaggcaccaccacgaaactatcatggaattacgccctaaccacaTACAAATCATGTTTCACCAATCAATATATGATCATTTCTCATGCCAATTCCATACTACTTTTATAACAATCCTTTCCATACATCTCATATGCCAAATATCATGTTAAACTTATCCATCACAGACCCTAATCCATGTTACTCATGCATTTTCACtcaattcatgcttttaaagAGTAATCAACCCAAATATATGGCAAACACccaaaaatagagaaagaaacAGAACAAACACAccttctcgctcaggcagacGAGTTTCGCTCATGCAAGAGGTTTCCCTCGCTCatgcgagctcccttcgcctaggcaaGAACTCAAAAAGTGGAACAATGGGGTTGTCGcgctctctcgcttaggcgagacatccccgcttgagcgagatgggctttggctcaaaacaagagctcgtcgcctgagcgacagctcGCGCAACACCTAGGAGGGGTTTTCTGAtacactcgcttaggcgagctccactcgcttgggcaagattaTCAGATCTCCTCAAGTGTTCACGCAGGCCAGTACACATATTCACCCAGAACAATGTGGAATATACATTCCTATCATGCTGAGCATCATACACACACCATAAGTACGAAACAGAACTAAAAAACAAGCAAAACACATCCAAACTCGAAACCTAGCTTTCCTTACCTAGAAAGAGCTAGCAAACTACTTTGACACCTAAGCCCACAAACACAGCAGCTCCAAGAGCAAATTTAAGAGTTGGAAATACTGACCCAGACATAAAAACAAGGTTAAACTCATAAATCTCTGTTGACTCACAGAAAATAGAGATTAAGGGAAGAGTATATGGACTAAAGGTCAACTTACGTGGAGAAGAAACAAGATTGAGGTAGCTTGCAGGGAACTAAggatcaaaccctagcagagcttctggAGAGATTGAGAGTAGTAGGGTGGTTGTTTTTCTGTAAAGTGATAGAAATGAGAGTGTTAGCTAGTTTAGGGTCTTTGGTTCCTTATGGACTAGtcctaggcccaactgatttgggACCACCCCTTTAAAATTAGGATATAAAGAATAGTGAGCCTTACATTTATACCATTTTTGAATATTAACGTGAGTTAATcattagaatttatttattctaatttagACATTTTTATCGTTCAAATACAATTTCGTGTTctacacttttatttttatttatttttttcttaaattttttatctcacacttcttttatttattggaaaatttttaaattttatttatccataCGAAATGGGTGTTGACACTTAAAAACCAAATTACAACTAAAACAATTCttactttcttttattattattttaattcaatttatttcagtaaaaaacttaatttttaaaatatacattcatcttataaatttaattcattttcttaTCATCAAGTCAAGTCATGTACtttacttaaataaaaagaCATTTAGGATATATTACTTTACAAAACTTACTTTCCTtgcatttattttctttcaatccCTAAATTTGGTTATTAAAGAGACTTGAAACGTGTAGTAATGTGAGCCATGCATTTATTTGTTGGCAACTTCTGCAGAAACGTGTCAttcaactctctctctctctctctcactcataTATAAGTATGTATATTACATGCAATTCCAATAACACGCAACAGCATAAAGATGGTAGCCATTGTTGCTTCTTACAGTGTCTTTCCAAGTAAAGAAACTCCCAAAGGTCATTTGTGGTTGTCAGACAATGACCATGTCTGGCGTTCAGGTCACACACCCACTATCTATGTATACAAAGCCAAACACAGTGATGACACCATTCAGAGGTTGAGAAACTCTCTTGCTGAGATTTTGGTGCACTACTATCCACTTGCTGGCAGGTTAACCTTACGAGAAACTGGTCGAATGGAAGTGGATTGCAATGCCAAGGGAGTGACATTGCTTCAAGCTGAAACCACAAAATCATTGGCTGATTATGGAGACTTTTCACCTTCTGACTCTGTCAGGGAGCTTGTTCCAAAGATTGATTACACTCAACCCATAGAGGAAATTCCTTTGTTGCTTGTGCAATCCACAAGATTCCATGGTGATGAAGGCTTTGTCATTGGAGTGGCTTTCTGTCACCCTCTGGGTGATGGGCTTGCTGGCACTCGGTTCATCAATTCATGGGCAAAAGTGGCTCGTGGAGAGACACTTGAGCCACATGAATTGCCCTACCTTGATAGAACAATACTCAAATTCCAACACTCATCAACATCACCAGGCTTTGATCACCCCGAGTTGAAGCCTCTACCGCTAAAACTAGGAAGCTCTGACATCAATGTTGAGCAAAGCAAGAAGACAAGTGGTGTGTTACTGAAACTAACGCCAGAACAGGTGCAGAAGCTGAAGATGGAGGCGAATGAAGAACCCTTGGAAGACGGGGTTAGAGCATATAGCAGATTTGAAGCTATTGCAGGCCATGTATGGAGATGTGCATGTAAGGCTCGTGAACTTGATGAAAAGCAACCAACGGTGGTTCGGTTCAATGGTGATGTCCGCAGCAGACTAGTTCCTCCTCTCCCTAGGAATTACTTTGGAAATGCTTTGGCTGAAACAGTGTCACCCGAATGCTATGTGGGAGAAATAGTGTCAAAGCCATTGAGCTATGCTGCACAAAAGATAAGAGAAGCAACTGAAAAGCTTAGAAATGAGTACATAAGGTCACAAATGGAGATTGTGTTAGGAGAGGAGCAATTGGATGGTATAAGGGGTTTCTTCTCGGGACAAGGAGAGCGTAATAGTTTCCCTTTTGCAGGGAATCCAAACCTTCATATCATAAGCTGGATGAGCATGCCAATGTATGAAGCAGATTTTGGATGGGGAAAGCCTGTGTTTTTTGGGTTGGCGTATGTCTGTGCACATGATAGGGCAATGATTCTGCTAGGTCCAGATGGTGATGGATCCATTATTGTGTCCATGCACTTCCAAGAACCACATTTGGAGCTTTTCAAGAAATTCTTCTACCAGAGTTTGTGAAATTGACCCTCGTTTGGAGAACTATATTCAGCTTTGGCACTGCCATGTTTTACACGTAATTTCATGAAGTTTTCTGGGTTGAGTTTACTTTGGATTGTGATTTTATGTTCACCCACTAGATCTTTCTATTTGAAAAGTTTCTCACATGCTTCACGTTGATCTCATCAAGTTATTTGCCATATATAATCGGTGCtaattaagttaaaagttactccaaatttgaattatataagtttttattaaattttttaatttatttttatttttttagatatttaaattcttcatattttctaattaaatttatatttttaatatttatattaatgattGATGTGATGTTTATATTATAAGAGTGGCAAAAGGAATTAACTAGATTTCTTATCGACTTGTCAGAAATGAGTGGAGCCTGGTTGGTGTTAGGAATAATTTAAATGAATCTAAATTTTTCATCGGATAAAGATAACacaattaaacattatataaaagaaaagatttataaatttattatctaagACTcattatataacatttatataataatctaatgaatcctatataaaataaattcatccgTGATATCAGAGTTCAGTTGACCATGATCTCTGCTTAAATCACTATAACAACAAAAACACAATGGTATAAGTATTTGGTGACATTGATTTCATTGTAAATCTACtattagaaaacaaaagaatcaatttataataatatacaaaaccTGAAATCATGCTTATATatgtaaacttttttttatgtaaaaagtatatattaaacaaaatagtaagttatcaaaatgggttggaacccacGAGTCAATCTGGCCTGTCACAGATTCGAGCCGGGTTAGGTTGAaagttttttacaaatttcaatgaGTTGATTTTTGACTTGACCAACCTAGAATCCAGCTCATCCGAGTTGAACCCATGGTGAGCAGGGTTGACTCACCAACTCAAAAATAAAGAGTCACGCAAATTTGCTTTTGTTAAGTTGGACTTTACATTTAAGTTAGTgtaggttattttttttagccaatatagataatttgtatttatgtaattttggtttgtatttggattgtattaaagtttatttatattttaattataattataatttagttttgattgaaaaaaattaaaaaattgtatttttttttaattaaatgagtcCGTAAGCTAATCCATTTAatccaccaacccgtggtggaccGAGTcggattcaaatttttttgactcacTAATAAGTAAATCGGATTAAGTTGACTCACTAAGTAATTAACCCGTGATGAATTAAATTGAATCAGACTAGATTACTTGTTTTGACATCTCTACATATGGTATTTCTAAATACAAttcctattaaaaaaaaatatgaaaacagcCCCGAAACAcgattttaatacaaaaattttcaaattgaccTCACAATTGAGTTTAAGAGTAATCCTTTTCAAGTACGATTTAtctttatgtttaatttttaaaacaattctCTATTtacataaaatcaatttatattacatcaatttggtaaaaaaatcaataaaacttatatattcTCTTTCTCATGTAATTATAAGGGGATGGCAAAAGAATTAGTATGTATTCTTATGAAGcttttttattggtattaaaattCAGGGTGCAACCTGAAATTCCTGATTTTATATGGGTcgggttaaaataaaataccaatCTATTCGGCCAAATTAatgattggttgataatatAAATGCCGAGTCCTGTTCTCTTTACCacttttaaatatcaaatatttcttttaaaaagattttgGTTATCCTTTCCTAAAAGATATGTCTTCAGTATCttcattcttaattaatttgcaATGAATGCTATGAACTATGagataaattctttttttttataatggtaAAAGATAACTAATTCAATagattgaaaattataattctataGTTATTGCTACGTTGATTAAGTGGAATtgttttcttattaaatattcaaaatgaaaacgTCGTATAGACGCAGCATGTTTAATTTATCAAAGCAGCCTGATTTTTCAAaagtgttgtatttttttttctttttcattttgaattatatgttagaatatttttcccttaaatatattatttaatattggtaatgtatttatttataatcaatATGTGGATCAATATAATGGTTTCACGTTACGATCAATGTTGAGAATTTGTAACAATGccataatatttgaaaatatgattCGGAGGAGAAATTGGTGAAGTTAGTTACttgttgcattttctttttcaattctacTTTGGCGATTTTTTTGAGCATTAACACTGTGTTTGCATTGGAAAGTTCataatttataagattttaaagcatttttaaatttgaattataagaTATTTAAGTATTTCAATCTCTCAAATAATGTCTTGGTCTTAATTAAGTTGATGATTAAGTCAATTACTTATAGAGGAACATGATTATCAACTTTAGCATTTGCCTTAATCTTAAAAGTCGAAAACCAGTAACAACAACTTTTTATATGTCTCCTACCATTCACACCAACCCATTAATAAACTTGTTCCTACCAGCTATATAGATAAAGTAGTagtataagaaaattatatatatatatatatatatatatataaataaaagaaactgaaaTCATTTTTCTAAACATGTTTCTTATTAAAACTAatggaaaaatacaaaaagtgtGTTTTGCAGCGTGTGAAATTTCCAATTGATCATAAATCGTGCTTGAAGTTGAGAGtattattttgtcattttaattCGTGCTTTTATAAGTACGATTTATCcaatatgtaaattaaaaaagaaaaattcttttgtGTAATATTACaccaattttgataaaaaaatcgaTAAGACTCGTATATTCTCTTCCTCGTGTAATTATAAGAATAGGTGACAAGAAAGATAGTTTGTACTCATTTAAAATTTCTTGTTGGTCTTAAAAATGATAGGGTGTgaaaatttcttatttatttggctaaaataaattgagaatctaaaaataggaaaatatttCACTAAATTAGTCGCTGGTTGACAATTTGAGAGTTGGTTCGTGTCTACTTTATCACTTCTAAATATAGAATAGTCCATACTTTGATTATCCTTCTTATAAGACATTTCTCCGGTTGTTTTCTATATATCTTAATAGTCTTTTTGTTACAATATTTTgccataaatattataaattatggaaaaaccaaaaaagatttaatagttttgtttagatgatttgttttgttttgtgattatggaatttaattatattgatatgtggtcttttgtttatgattttATGTAGAATCCAAACTGGCAACGAAAGTGGTAGATCAAGTTTATGTTCCATGACTATCTTTTTGGTATGTTGTtagggataaaaaaaaatatgtatttgcgGGTACATCTGTGGATAAAACTCGCGATGGGTAGGAAATGAATACATGCATGTAATGAGTATGAGTAATTTTTATACCTACATGCTAACGGGACAAGTATGGGTATCATCATAGTATCCATATCCGTAGATATCTATACTCGctatactttaatttgaattaaaaaattattaaaatattaacacattgattttgaatgggttattttttattaattagttttaaaaaatcttcacttatttgtaaactatcattcaacactgtttaaatgagttattttcactttgtttgaaatttataaatgttatgcattgtagttttatttgaatttatggttaattttttttattaaatattaaatatttcttttgtaaatacccacaggtagagctgtcaaaacggctAACTCGACTCGGCTCGGCTCAGCccggctcgacccaccacgggttgatcacTTAATGACCTAACTtaacccgactcacttattagcaagccaaaaaaaattgaacccgGCCCGACCCAACaggggttggtgggttaaacgagTTGGCTCACGGGctcacttatttaaaaaaaaactacaatttttttttcggtcaaaactaaattataattttaattaaaagatctAAAttaacttcaatacaatccaaatacaaaccaaaatcacaaaaatacaaattatctatgtgttggctaaaaaaacaacctaacatgacccagatgcaaaacccattttaacaaaaaacacttgtatgaccctttatttgcgggttggtgagccaacccggcttaCCATTGGTTCTATCCGGACGAGCCGGGTTCTAGGTGGGCCAAgtcaaaaatcaacctgttttgaaatttttaaaaaattctcaaCCCAACTCGCCCCGAACCTgtggtgagccaggttggctcgtgagttccaacccattttgacagctctacccGCAATGGATAtctgtggatattaaaaaatatgcagCTAcctgcataacggatacccacatgaatatgggtacgggtacaggcgaatatttatccaacgattagcgtacgggggagctactacccataCCCTACCGCATCGTTGACATCCTTATTTGTTGTATTCTTGTAATTTGGTGGACAACAATTATGGAAGAGAAAGATATGTATGGTTTATAATTtgtattgatgatttttttctttgttttttgtatttgggttgGGACTAGGGGTGTCAAAACGGACTAGTCCGGCTTGTTCTTACCCAGTTCGCCCGTGGCTCGCCAAAAACGAGTCGGGCCGGGCTGGCCTGCCACCAACAAACGGGTCAAATATTGTAATCCATCATGTCTTAGGCAGGACTGGCCTGCcacttcttttttaatttttgtaattttctattaacatttttttaatctttgtttataattttttatatataaattcatttacataatataaaaaaattattttttaattattttttattttgaacataaaaaaaacagaTTGGCAAGCTAGGATGGACCGACCCGTTTTGGCTTACCAAACTAACGGACTAGGCGGGCCGGACTTTTGCAGGTTGAAAACTCCAACCCGACCCGCTCTTTTTTTTTACAGACTGGCGAACCGGTCCGTCGAGTCTGACCCACTCTAACATTCCTAGTTG
This portion of the Vigna unguiculata cultivar IT97K-499-35 chromosome 6, ASM411807v1, whole genome shotgun sequence genome encodes:
- the LOC114187412 gene encoding spermidine hydroxycinnamoyl transferase-like, whose protein sequence is MVAIVASYSVFPSKETPKGHLWLSDNDHVWRSGHTPTIYVYKAKHSDDTIQRLRNSLAEILVHYYPLAGRLTLRETGRMEVDCNAKGVTLLQAETTKSLADYGDFSPSDSVRELVPKIDYTQPIEEIPLLLVQSTRFHGDEGFVIGVAFCHPLGDGLAGTRFINSWAKVARGETLEPHELPYLDRTILKFQHSSTSPGFDHPELKPLPLKLGSSDINVEQSKKTSGVLLKLTPEQVQKLKMEANEEPLEDGVRAYSRFEAIAGHVWRCACKARELDEKQPTVVRFNGDVRSRLVPPLPRNYFGNALAETVSPECYVGEIVSKPLSYAAQKIREATEKLRNEYIRSQMEIVLGEEQLDGIRGFFSGQGERNSFPFAGNPNLHIISWMSMPMYEADFGWGKPVFFGLAYVCAHDRAMILLGPDGDGSIIVSMHFQEPHLELFKKFFYQSL